In a genomic window of Streptomyces noursei ATCC 11455:
- the kdpF gene encoding K(+)-transporting ATPase subunit F, whose product MSVENIIGLIVAAGLVIYLILCLIFPEKF is encoded by the coding sequence GTGAGCGTGGAGAACATCATCGGTCTGATCGTCGCCGCCGGACTGGTGATCTACCTCATCCTCTGCCTGATCTTTCCCGAGAAGTTCTAG